In the Leptospira terpstrae serovar Hualin str. LT 11-33 = ATCC 700639 genome, AAATCAAACGCAAAGGTACAGACATTACACTTGTTACTTGGTCAAGGGCTCTCGTTTTTGCAGAAGAAGCAGCGGCCCTCTTAGAACAAGAAGGAATTTCTGTGGAAATTGTAGATCTACGAAGTTTACGCCCGTTAGATGAAAATCTTATTTATGAATCGGTAAAAAAAACAAATCGAGCTGTGGTTGTGGAAGAAGGTTGGCCTGTGGCAGGATTTGGGGCCCAGATTGCTTACCTTATCCAAAAAAATGCCTTCGCCTACCTGGACCACCCAGTAGAACGAGTGACACAAATGGATGTTCCTATGTCTTACGCTGCAAACTTAGAACGAATGAGTTTGCCCAATGCAACGAGAGTTGCTGATACCATCCGCGAGATGTTACAGTAGGAGAACCGTAATGGCAAAGATCCAAGAAATGACCCAACTTTCCCCCACCATGGAGGAAGGAACCATTGTGAAATGGCTGAAACAAGAAGGAGATTCTGTCTCGCCTGGTGACATCATTGCAGAAGTAGAAACTGATAAAGCTGTGATGGAAATGGAAGCCTTTGAAACCGGAGTGATTCTAAAAATCCTACACAAAGAAGGCGCCAAACTCAAAGTAGGTGAAGCTTTGGCTGTGATTGGAAAACCAGGAGAAGATGTCACTTCTCTCCTAGCTGGAATTCCACAAAAATCGGCTCCCGTGCCACAAACTTCTACCAAAGAACCTACAACTCCAATGGAAAATGGAAATCCACTTCCTATGCAGACTAAACTGGAACCAGTGGCCCAAAGCCCAGCCAAGGAAGTAGGCTCTCAAAACCAAACCAATACAAAACCACAAGTGCAAACGCAAAACAAAGGTTTAGCGCGTATCCTTGCCTCCCCTTTGGCTAAGTCCATAGCCATAGAACATGGAATTGACCTACACACTGTCATAGGCACTGGTCCTGAAGGTAGAATCACAAAAAATGATGTACTCGATACCTTAAACAAAGGAAGCCACTCCTCATCAGCGCAAGTAACATCTTCTCGTTTGGATGAAGTAGTGACTCTGAATGGAATGCGTAAAACCATTGCCAAACGTCTGACAGAATCCAAACAAAACCTTCCCCACTTCTATTTGAATGTAGATGTAAATGCAAAAGCCATGGAATCTTTCCGAGCGGATCTTTTGGAATTCCAAAAAAATTTAGACCCGGAAACACAAGGAAAGGTCAGCCTAAACGATATCATAGTCAAAGCCACTGCCGCTGCCTTAAGGCTCCACCCGAAAGTGAATGCCAGTTTCCAAGGAGATTCCATTTTACAATTTGGTCGAGTGGATGTAGGGATTGCAGTTTCTTTGGATGGAGGACTACTAACGCCGGTCATACGAAATGCGGACGGAAAATCGATTTTCGAAATTTCTAAAGAAGTGAAGGAACTAGCTAAAAAAGCTAGGGAACGAAAACTAAAACCCGAAGAGTTTTCGAATGGAACCTTTACCATATCTAATCTAGGCATGTATGGGATCAGTCGGTTCACGGCGATTATCAATGAACCGGAGAGTGCTATCCTTGCCGTCGGTTCTGTGGAAGAAAAACCGGTTGTGGAAAACGGAGCAGTGGTCGCCGGAAGAGTTTTGTCTCTGACCCTTTCTTGCGACCACCGAGTGATCGATGGTGCTGTAGGGGCCGAGTTTCTAAAAACCCTAAAGACTCTTCTGGAAAAACCGAGCCTGATTGCGGGTGTTGTTTGAATCTATGAAATCTTGGGATTAAGCAGCGAAAAAATCGGCGCTTTGGATGTCAGCGATGGGAATGCGGACCACACCATTGGCTAAGTTCCCGATCACTACATCGTCCATCATTTGGCGATTTTTATCGAGTTCTATGCTTTGTCCGTCTTTTAGGTGAAGAACGATATCGATTCCGCGGTAGTGGATGTATCTTTCGAGTGTGTTTTTGAATTTGTGTGCTTTGTCCATCTGGTTTTTGTATCCTTTCTTTTTGTAACTTACAAAGGGTATCGTACGAATTTATGAGACCTTTAGAAAATTTTGTCTCATTAGGTAAGTTTTTTTTGACAGTATCAGGAAACCGGGAGAATTATGTCACATGAAGCCTGAGAACCCCACATCCGCCACTCCTGGCGTAAGGAAAGCCGCCCTACTCCTATTATCCCTAGGCAAAGAGAGGGCCGCCGATGTTCTCAAACACCTGGATGACGCCATGCTCGAAGCTGTGATTTTGGAAATGTCTAAAATCCGATCGATCTCCAAAGAAGAAAGAGAAGTCATCTTAAAAGAATTTCACAATACCATTGAAGATTTAAACGAAACAACTTCCGGCGGTCTATCCACTGCCAAATCTCTTTTGGAACATACGGTTGGGGCAGAAAAAGCCAATGTAATCTTAAAGAAGATCCATAAAGAAGAAACCAAAAACGATTTTGAATTTTTAAACCAAGTGGAGCCTGGTGTTTTGCAAGGAATGTTAGGGACTGAATCCCCACAAATCATTGCCGTCACACTCTCTCACTTGGATCCCAAAAAAGCCGCTGATGTTTTGAAACTCTTTCCAAAACCGGAACAGGCAAAAATCGCAGTAAGACTCGCTACCACATCCAAAACACATCCAGATGTAATCCAAAACATTGCGCGGATTCTTAAAAAACGATACGAAGAAAGAGACAAACAGGAATACTCAGAAGCCGGTGGTGCTCACGTCCTTGCGAACATTTTAAACTTTATGGAAAAAGGGGCAGAAGAGACCATCCTTTCCGAATTGGAAGAGACCTCCCCCGATGTAGCAGACCAAGTCCGAGAAAAACTCTATACCTTCGAAGATATCCTTTCTTTGGATAACAAGGAAATGCGAATCCTGATCAACCGATTGGCAGATGATACTTCCATCTCTCTTGCCATCCGGGGGGCAGGAGATGAAATTCGAAAAAAATTCTTAAACAATATGAGCCAAAACCGAGCAGAGGATATATTAGATATCTTAGATATGAAACCTCGGGTCACCTTACGAGAGATAAACGAAGCAAGAAGTAAAATTGTTCAGGTGGCAAGGGTATTAGAAGAAGAAAATCAGATTTTATTTAAGAAAGAGAAAGAAGAGTATATTGAGTGAGGGGAAAACCGATGGCGGAGTTGACGGGGCTCGAACCCGCGACATCCTGCGTGACAGGCAGGCACTCTGACCAACTGAGCTACAACTCCATCGGAATAAAAACCAAGGTATAGAAACGACTTCGAGAGTCAACACGGTTTTCATTTGTTTTCTTGCCTTTCGTTAGAATTTTTAGAATCTGGCATTGGTTCTATGCAAATCGAAGAAAAAAAAGCCAAAGACCTTTTCCAGGATCGAATCTTTACTCTATCCAATTTTTTATCTGTGTTCCGGGTATTGTTATTACCTTTTTTTTTCCAAAGTACTTTCGACTATGCACATAACCCAGCAAACCTTGCTGCTTTTTTTGCCTCCCTATTGTATGCATTGGCTGCAGTTTTCAGTGATTACCTTGATGGACTTTTTGCTCGCCTTCTCCACCAAGAAACTACCCTCGGCAGATACTTAGATCCGGTATGCGACAAGCTGGTCACCCTCGGTGGTCTTTTTGTCGTAACCATTCATTTTGATTTTCCGAGTTGGATCCTTATTGTCTATTTTATCCGTGAAGTTCTAGGAGTTTGGCTAGGTGGTTATTTGTATCTGAAAAGAGGACTGCAAGGAAGACCAAACTGGTGGGGAAAATTTGGAGTGGGGATTGTTGCTGTATCGGTGGTTTGGTATATGTCTTTGCCTTACTTTTTGCAGTTTGGCGCACCTTATGCTTTTTTACTCTATCCCGTGATCTCGGCCTATGTTTTACTTTTTGTCTTAACTGCCGGTGTTGTGGCCTATGTCATTCGCTATTGGAATATTGTGTTTCATCCAGAAGCCATCGAACTAGATCCAGAAAATAAAAAACAAGCTAGGAAATACCAAAAGATTTAATTGGAATTCTAATGAAAATAAAGTGCGGACTCGCTTGGGTTGGATTTGTTAGAGGAGGATTTTTGGGATAATAGAACGGTTCCCATTCCTGAAAGGAATTTCCAGGGGAGAAACGGAACCTATTACCCCAAACGTCGTTAACGTCTTTTTTTCTTTCTTGCGACTTTCTTCTTCGCTGCTTTTTTCTTAGCAGTTTTCTTTTTCGCAGGTCTCTTTTTAGTGACTGCTTTTTTAACTTTCTTCTTAGCCGCTTTCTTTTTCTTAGCTACTTTTTTCTTAGCCGCTTTCTTCTTTTTAGGAGCCGCTTTTTTAGCTTTTTTCTTCGCTGCTTTCTTTTTTGCCGCTTTTTTCTTCTTAGGAGCTGCTTTTTTAACCACTACTGCTACTTCCGGAGCAGGTTCTTCTTGAATCTGTGGAATTTCTATTGTTTCGTTTTCTTCCATACATGTAACCTTATGAAGATAGTATCAAATCTTCCTTCTTGGTACGATAACAAAGCGAGGATTATTAAAAGTAAATTCATTTTTGTTTTGTATGATAGTACATGACTAATTTCTTGGAAAATGATTCTATTTTATCGATATTTGTTTACCAAAGATCGATTCACCACCCATAAATCGAGTGAACTAATCCACCTAACCCTTAAGATACGATTTCACCAAAGGGTTTAGGACACTTTCCTTAAGACACTAATGATTGTTTTGCAAACGATGGATTTCTTTTTGGTATTCTTCGGCTCTTTCTGGACGTTTTGACTTTTTATAAAGACGGACAAGGATTTTGATCACAGGAATTACGTCAGGTTTACGACTATAAATTCGCTCTGCCATATCGATTGCTTCTTCAATCAAACTAGCTTTGGCATATTGTATAGCGCCATCTAGGATCATTTGGAGACCAGATGGGTGATTGTTAGAAAAGTTCTCTGCGGCACGTCCAGCCTCCGCTGGTTTTTCCAATTTACGATACACTCGGTACAATAATTTCCATACGGCAGGGTCGGAAGCATACAAATCAGCGTAGGTGGTAAGAAGAGTCAGAGCTTCAAAGTCATTGTTTTTCTTAAGGAGTCGGATCGGTTCTTCCAAATTCATTTCTCTAGTTTTTGCATCCACATGTGTTTGGGGATGGAACCGAATGCTGAGTAAGGAGAGATCATCGGTTAATTCCCCAATTTTTTGGAGGCGAAGTCCTAATCGTTCAATATCACCTTCACTTTCTTCGACTTGCTTTAATATCGAAGTATGATCTACGTTAATCACACGATTGTCAGTGGCATCCATTCCCATACCCAGATCGTCTCGCCCATCAGAGCCAATGATAATCGTGTCTCCAGGGCGAATCCAACAAGTTTCAATCCGAGCCTTGTCTTTTTGCATTCCTAATTTAAAGTTAGTGGCTTCTTCTGATAAAAAGTTAGCCTTTCCTTCACGGAATCGAATGGGAAAAGGATGTTCTGCATTGATATAGTATAAAAATCCATTTTCCTCATCTACCAAACCCAAAAGAAGAGACATGGACATAGATCCATCAAAACCTTCGAAGACATCATTGAGATCATTGAGTGCTGTATGTAACCATCTTTCTGGAAAGTATCCAGAAAGAATTCCTTCTCTATGCGTCCGTTCAATGAGAGCCCGAAAGGCAGTTCCAAAAACAAGAACTCCCCCTGCCCCCTGCATGGATTTCCCCATGGCATCTCCGTTGGCAAATACACAATAACTTCGACCCCTTAAAACAATTTGATCCGCTACACAAATATCACCACCGAGTTCATATTCTTTGTTTTTGAATTGGAATGCTTTTTTCTGTTTGATATAGGATTGGAAATGCACCGATTGGGAACGAATACGAATTCCCGAAAGTGGACGAGTGAGCAGAGAGGTTAAATAGTAATCTCCATCTTGTTGGTATTTCAAACGACTTACTTCTCCAATGGCATCTTCGTAAGATCGGTTGAGGGTGCGTAACATAAGTCCCAGTAAAAATAAAATAGAAATCCCAGTGATAAGAAAGTCCTCACTCCTTGCTTTCTCAGAGGAATAATCAAAAAACCACTCAGGATGCATTCCTTGGATGGTATTGACAGCAAAAAGTGCTCCTACAAAAAATACGATGGCCAACCAATCAAACTTTTTTCCAAGAATGAGCATATTCAAAACCAAGATGGGAGCAAGTAACATCACGTTGGCACTTACGATTCCACCACTGTATTGAATTTGTAAGAAGGAGGTTAAGGAACTGATGATAAAAGTTGGAAGGATTAGAACTTGAAATTGGTGTTGGAACCGGGCCAAATAATAAAAAATACATGCAAATCCAAAAGCTACCCATAAGGCAATCAGTCCTCCGATTTCAAAACCCTCTCGAAAAAACTCTGAAGTAAGCCCCACTCCCATGGCAACAATACCAGCAAGTAAGGTTCCATTCAAAATTCTGTGCCGCATCACAAAACCTTCGGTCGGACCTAAAACAAAAGAAACAAACAGAGACAAAACCTTTTGGAACTTACGTAGAAAAACAGCAAAGTTTGTTACTAACATTTTCGATCTCCCTTTTCGCAAATGACCAGAAGTGTTGGATTCTCGATGGGAATGGAATTCCCAAGATACATTTTTAGCACTTTTGATGTAAGGGGTAAACTGACAAAAAAACCGACAATTGTCGATTATTTTTTGTGGGTTGATTTTTCTTTTCTTAGGAGGACAGAAATCTATTTTCTATATTTTAAAAATTCGGGAAGGTAGGATCGTAAGTATGCTACTGCTGCCCTTGCGGCTTCACTGACCATTTCTTCGGTGATCTCACCTTGTTCTCGAAAGGAATACCGAAAGACAGAATCAATGAGTGATACGGCAATGCCCACCTTACGAGCTGCCTCCGGTAAATCCGGTAGAAGAAAACGTTCTTCCACTTGGGACAAAGCCAATTTTGCAATGGATGAATCTAAATCCTTCCCTACATCTTTTGTCTCTTCGTTGCGAACTCCATACACCACTCGCATGAGTGCCTTATCTTCTCGCACTACGGAAGCCGCTTCTCTTGCAAGAAAATGTACATAGTCTTGCCATGTTTCAAATTCAGATGTATCTACTTTTTCTAATCTATTTGAAACCAATTCAGAATGTACAAGACGAAGGCCAAGATACATGGCTCCCATATTGGGAAAAAAATGATACGCAGATGCCCTCGGAATTTTGGCTCTTTCACAAACCTTAGCGAAGGTGACTGAAGAGGGATCCTCTTCCTTAAGAAGTTCTCTGAGGGATTGGACTAAAACTGTCCGTCGATTTGGATCCTTCCCTCTATCCTCATCGACAGGGTGTCGTAAGGATTTATTTGCTTTCCCTCCA is a window encoding:
- a CDS encoding PP2C family protein-serine/threonine phosphatase gives rise to the protein MLVTNFAVFLRKFQKVLSLFVSFVLGPTEGFVMRHRILNGTLLAGIVAMGVGLTSEFFREGFEIGGLIALWVAFGFACIFYYLARFQHQFQVLILPTFIISSLTSFLQIQYSGGIVSANVMLLAPILVLNMLILGKKFDWLAIVFFVGALFAVNTIQGMHPEWFFDYSSEKARSEDFLITGISILFLLGLMLRTLNRSYEDAIGEVSRLKYQQDGDYYLTSLLTRPLSGIRIRSQSVHFQSYIKQKKAFQFKNKEYELGGDICVADQIVLRGRSYCVFANGDAMGKSMQGAGGVLVFGTAFRALIERTHREGILSGYFPERWLHTALNDLNDVFEGFDGSMSMSLLLGLVDEENGFLYYINAEHPFPIRFREGKANFLSEEATNFKLGMQKDKARIETCWIRPGDTIIIGSDGRDDLGMGMDATDNRVINVDHTSILKQVEESEGDIERLGLRLQKIGELTDDLSLLSIRFHPQTHVDAKTREMNLEEPIRLLKKNNDFEALTLLTTYADLYASDPAVWKLLYRVYRKLEKPAEAGRAAENFSNNHPSGLQMILDGAIQYAKASLIEEAIDMAERIYSRKPDVIPVIKILVRLYKKSKRPERAEEYQKEIHRLQNNH
- a CDS encoding pyruvate dehydrogenase complex dihydrolipoamide acetyltransferase, which encodes MAKIQEMTQLSPTMEEGTIVKWLKQEGDSVSPGDIIAEVETDKAVMEMEAFETGVILKILHKEGAKLKVGEALAVIGKPGEDVTSLLAGIPQKSAPVPQTSTKEPTTPMENGNPLPMQTKLEPVAQSPAKEVGSQNQTNTKPQVQTQNKGLARILASPLAKSIAIEHGIDLHTVIGTGPEGRITKNDVLDTLNKGSHSSSAQVTSSRLDEVVTLNGMRKTIAKRLTESKQNLPHFYLNVDVNAKAMESFRADLLEFQKNLDPETQGKVSLNDIIVKATAAALRLHPKVNASFQGDSILQFGRVDVGIAVSLDGGLLTPVIRNADGKSIFEISKEVKELAKKARERKLKPEEFSNGTFTISNLGMYGISRFTAIINEPESAILAVGSVEEKPVVENGAVVAGRVLSLTLSCDHRVIDGAVGAEFLKTLKTLLEKPSLIAGVV
- the fliG gene encoding flagellar motor switch protein FliG codes for the protein MKPENPTSATPGVRKAALLLLSLGKERAADVLKHLDDAMLEAVILEMSKIRSISKEEREVILKEFHNTIEDLNETTSGGLSTAKSLLEHTVGAEKANVILKKIHKEETKNDFEFLNQVEPGVLQGMLGTESPQIIAVTLSHLDPKKAADVLKLFPKPEQAKIAVRLATTSKTHPDVIQNIARILKKRYEERDKQEYSEAGGAHVLANILNFMEKGAEETILSELEETSPDVADQVREKLYTFEDILSLDNKEMRILINRLADDTSISLAIRGAGDEIRKKFLNNMSQNRAEDILDILDMKPRVTLREINEARSKIVQVARVLEEENQILFKKEKEEYIE
- a CDS encoding TetR/AcrR family transcriptional regulator — protein: MRNSNRKQTGGKANKSLRHPVDEDRGKDPNRRTVLVQSLRELLKEEDPSSVTFAKVCERAKIPRASAYHFFPNMGAMYLGLRLVHSELVSNRLEKVDTSEFETWQDYVHFLAREAASVVREDKALMRVVYGVRNEETKDVGKDLDSSIAKLALSQVEERFLLPDLPEAARKVGIAVSLIDSVFRYSFREQGEITEEMVSEAARAAVAYLRSYLPEFLKYRK
- a CDS encoding CDP-alcohol phosphatidyltransferase family protein — encoded protein: MQIEEKKAKDLFQDRIFTLSNFLSVFRVLLLPFFFQSTFDYAHNPANLAAFFASLLYALAAVFSDYLDGLFARLLHQETTLGRYLDPVCDKLVTLGGLFVVTIHFDFPSWILIVYFIREVLGVWLGGYLYLKRGLQGRPNWWGKFGVGIVAVSVVWYMSLPYFLQFGAPYAFLLYPVISAYVLLFVLTAGVVAYVIRYWNIVFHPEAIELDPENKKQARKYQKI